The proteins below come from a single Xiphophorus couchianus chromosome 20, X_couchianus-1.0, whole genome shotgun sequence genomic window:
- the inpp1 gene encoding inositol polyphosphate 1-phosphatase — translation MADLLRLLLRVAEKAANVARICRQEAPLFQLLVQEKTGEDKNKKFVQDFKTLADVVIQEMIRHDVRAQFPEMGGFINGEESNKFENGLGESVTVTVCSTEEETAKLLATVLDGDQTAASLLARAVHQDPSTIEAGTDGLTVPLKPSELGVWIDPIDATSQYIEGREEVVEEDRLSPSGLHCALVLIGVYLRSTGEPVMGVINQPFNNKDLAGTGWRGKHYWGVSCGSTNICSESRPGERSEGGLSVVLSSNEKQSVKEALTSVCGPDKLMYASGAGYKILCVIQGLADAYVLSEGSTFKWDSCAPHALLRALGGGVVDLALSLQQSESGAQDPRTELTYHQPRADRSGAVRWANHGGLVAYRDASQLRSIMGALRGKL, via the exons ATGGCCGACCTGCTGAGGCTGCTGCTGCGGGTGGCTGAGAAGGCCGCGAACGTGGCTCGCATCTGCAGACAAGAGGCTCCTCTCTTTCAGCTCCTGGTGCAGGAAAAGACCGGAGAAGACAAGAACAAGAAGTTTGTGCAGGACTTTAAAACACTCGCCGATGTGGTGATTCAGGAGATGATCCGGCATGACGTGAGAGCTCAG TTCCCAGAGATGGGTGGGTTCATTAATGGAGAAGAGTCAAACAAGTTTGAAAATGGGCTTG GAGAAAGTGTGACTGTTACCGTGTGCAGCACAGAGGAGGAGACCGCAAAGCTCCTGGCCACCGTGTTGGACGGCGACCAGACGGCGGCGTCTCTGCTGGCTAGGGCCGTCCACCAAGACCCGTCCACCATCGAGGCGGGCACAGATGGACTCACGGTTCCGCTTAAACCCTCTGAGCTCGGCGTCTGGATTGACCCCATAG ACGCCACCAGTCAGTACATAGAAGGGCGTGAGGAAGTGGTGGAAGAGGACCGCCTGTCTCCTTCAGGTCTGCACTGTGCGCTGGTTCTGATCGGGGTTTACCTGCGGAGCACAGGTGAGCCCGTCATGGGCGTGATCAACCAACCGTTCAACAACAAAGATCTTGCTGGCACAGG CTGGAGAGGAAAGCACTACTGGGGCGTGTCCTGCGGCAGCACAAACATCTGCTCAGAGTCAAGACCAGGAGAGCGGTCTGAGGGAGGCCTGTCCGTGGTGCTGAGCTCCAACGAGAAGCAGTCGGTGAAGGAAGCTCTGACCTCAGTGTGCGGCCCAGACAAGCTCATGTACGCTTCTGGAGCCGGCTACAAGATCCTGTGCGTCATCCAGGGCCTGGCGGACGCCTACGTCCTGTCAGAGGGCAGCACCTTTAAGTGGGACTCGTGCGCTCCTCACGCCCTGCTGCGGGCCCTGGGAGGGGGCGTGGTGGACTTGGCTTTGAGTCTGCAGCAGTCAGAGAGCGGAGCACAGGATCCCAGGACAGAACTGACATATCACCAGCCTCGCGCTGATCGATCCGGAGCAGTCCGCTGGGCCAATCATGGCGGTCTTGTGGCCTACAGAGACGCTTCTCAGCTCCGCAGCATCATGGGAGCCCTGAGAGGCAAActgtag
- the nab2 gene encoding NGFI-A-binding protein 2 — MSLPRTLGELQLYRVLQRANLLAYYETFIQQGGDDVQQLCEAAEEEFLEIMALVGMATKPLHVRRLQKALRDWAANPALFSQPVANVPLGGIPLFKVEGTGSSGSAGGHRKALSNGQPGSPCEREDRACLTPMYSGSPRSPCSQASPQPPDTHYREKLSPMDPHWLSPDPDGNGALASASGTEEEPHSPPLLSTGPPGPSTSPVPSASFVPAPLSAWPGGQLDEETARAVVESVERLYRTLPRSDPTEVKTLLRMNKKIAKTVGHIFRMGSQDANKEEEIRKYSLIYGRFDSKRREGKQLTHHELIINEAAAQFCMRDNALLLRRVELFSLARQVARKCAYTSTLKHARSNADESSGLSQKRARHEVIVSESSLLGVEGSEGATQRADEDSLSAESLDCVSLDSSSQCNQSPSPRPHTDASNPASWSRHLIQQTLMDEGLRLARMVSHDRAGKLSLGPEGTHSADHDIKVERAISITACRSSSPCVTKEPTITSNHRGK, encoded by the exons ATGTCTCTGCCACGCACCCTTGGGGAGTTGCAACTCTATCGGGTGCTGCAGAGGGCAAACCTGCTGGCCTACTATGAAACCTTCATCCAGCAAGGCGGTGACGACGTGCAGCAGCTCTGCGAGGCTGCCGAGGAGGAGTTCCTGGAAATCATGGCCCTGGTTGGCATGGCCACCAAGCCGCTGCATGTGCGTAGGCTGCAGAAGGCTCTCCGCGACTGGGCGGCGAACCCTGCCCTTTTCAGCCAGCCTGTCGCTAATGTCCCTCTTGGGGGGATCCCGCTGTTCAAAGTTGAAGGGACGGGCTCCAGCGGGTCAGCTGGCGGGCACAGAAAGGCTTTGAGCAACGGGCAGCCTGGTTCCCCCTGTGAGAGAGAGGACCGGGCATGTCTTACCCCGATGTACAGCGGCAGTCCGAGAAGTCCCTGCTCCCAGGCGTCTCCCCAGCCACCGGATACACACTACAGGGAAAAACTCTCCCCCATGGACCCGCACTGGCTCAGCCCAGACCCTGATGGGAATGGCGCTCTTGCCTCTGCATCTGGAACCGAGGAGGAACCACACAGCCCACCTCTCCTGTCCACAGGGCCGCCGGGTCCTTCCACATCTCCAGTGCCCTCCGCGTCCTTCGTCCCTGCACCCCTGTCAGCCTGGCCAGGAGGGCAGCTGGACGAGGAGACGGCCAGGGCCGTGGTGGAGAGCGTGGAGAGACTCTATAGGACCCTGCCCAGGTCAGACCCCACAGAGGTAAAGACTTTGCTGAGGATGAAcaagaaaatagcaaaaactgTGGGTCACATCTTCAGAATGGGCTCGCAGGATGCAAACAAGGAGGAGGAGATCCGGAAATACAGCCTCATTTATGGTCGCTTTGACTCCAAGAGGAGAGAAGGCAAGCAGCTCACACACCATGAG TTGATCATCAATGAAGCTGCTGCCCAGTTCTGCATGAGAGACAACGCTCTCCTGCTCAGACGGGTGGAGCTCTTTTCTCTGGCTCGACAGGTGGCCAGGAAATGTGCCTACACCTCCACACTGAAACATGCAAG gTCAAATGCTGACGAGAGCAGCGGTTTGTCTCAGAAGAGAGCGAGACACGAG GTCATCGTGTCTGAGTCATCGCTCCTTGGAGTGGAGGGATCTGAAGGAGCGACTCAGAGAGCAGATGAAGACAGCTTGTCTGCAGAGAGCCTTGACTGCGTATCGCTTG ACTCCAGCTCCCAGTGCAACCAGTCTCCATCCCCCCGTCCCCACACTGACGCCTCGAACCCCGCCAGCTGGAGCCGCCATCTAATACAGCAGACTCTAATGGACGAAGGCCTGCGATTGGCTCGGATGGTGTCGCATGACCGGGCGGGGAAACTCAGCCTGGGGCCAGAGGGAACTCACTCGGCAG ACCATGACATCAAAGTGGAACGGGCGATCTCGATAACAGCGTGCCGAAGCAGTAGCCCTTGTGTCACCAAAGAGCCAACCATCACCTCCAACCACAGAGGAAAGTGA
- the dnajc14 gene encoding dnaJ homolog subfamily C member 14, whose amino-acid sequence MEKEEMDDEEVCDGGFVSEASFTQQQAGENDECTQEDNTAHLNFQETPVIDPGTGDVESCESMEAKEDTEEVSEGFEQDLDHENPQLINQEEDEAAKEQQMNGESGWRALGGGRRCKLRSGGSLFEQSFQKGTIPSSGSRHKQTRRRNHHHHQQSRGRRRTGKQLFFAFREMLSESLSVWCISCVHMLIEIIVTLTHNCGVGVEMGVLKLYNCGKKIIVKITDLPGMKADFSRVLKQMKCAGADLLDKTVRTLKWIKSSVSSCFRLFCALVIFSFQWVKGLLLRVGGERGKRYWTAFLESRVWKRLVSVLERVQSWFRKYRNTPSSPSSPGRAGRGEPIQELERLLALAEVPEGELDPFTVLGVEVHATETELKKAYRQLAVQVHPDKNKHPRAGEAFKVLRAAWDIVSNPETRREYELKRMAATELSKSMNEFLTKLQDDLKEAMNTMMCTKCEGKHKRFEMDRDPAEARFCAECSRCHSAEEGDLWAESSMLGLRITYFACMEGKVYDITEWAGCQRISISPDTHRVPYHISFGSKNNSSATRHRSPSEHATGPSNPADLQDFFNRMFKGGPPNDMAANGGGFFPSGPPHHHPAGAGGAPFSPPPGQTGFYMPGGLRPDSSETWPDGGKPPRRRKKVRKPFQR is encoded by the exons ATGGAgaaggaagagatggatgatgAGGAGGTTTGTGATGGTGGTTTTGTCTCGGAGGCCAGTTTTACTCAGCAGCAGGCTGGAGAGAATGATGAGTGCACACAGGAGGATAATACGGCTCACCTCAACTTTCAGGAAACTCCAGTTATTGACCCTGGAACTGGTGACGTAGAGTCATGTGAATCCATGGAGGCTAAAGAGGACACAGAAGAGGTTTCAGAGGGATTTGAACAAGACTTGGATCATGAGAACCCACAGCTTATAAatcaagaagaagatgaagctGCCAAGGAGCAACAGATGAACGGAGAGTCCGGCTGGAGGGCGCTGGGAGGCGGACGGAGGTGCAAGTTGAGGAGCGGCGGCTCTCTGTTCGAGCAGAGCTTTCAGAAAGGCACCATCCCGTCCAGCGGAAGTCGGCACAAGCAGACTCGCAGACGCAACCATCACCACCATCAGCAGAGCCGCGGTCGCAGGCGGACGGGAAAGcaacttttctttgctttcagaGAGATGCTGTCAGAGTCCCTGAGCGTCTGGTGCATTTCCTGCGTCCACATGCTGATTGAGATTATTGTGACATTAACTCACAACTGTGGAGTGGGAGTGGAAATGGGGGTCTTGAAACTTTACAACTGCGGGAAAAAGATTATTGTTAAGATCACCGATCTGCCTGGAATGAAAGCAGACTTTAGCCGGGTTTTGAAGCAGATGAAATGTGCTGGAGCAGACCTTTTGGACAAAACTGTAAGGACTCTTAAGTGGATAAAGTCATCCGTCTCCTCTTGCTTCAGACTATTCTGCGCTTTAGTAATTTTCAGTTTCCAGTGGGTGAAGGGGTTGCTGCTGCGTGTTGGTGGTGAGCGGGGTAAACGCTATTGGACGGCTTTTCTTGAGTCGCGGGTCTGGAAGAGGCTGGTGTCTGTGCTGGAGAGAGTCCAGAGCTGGTTCAGGAAGTATCGCAACACACCGTCATCGCCATCGTCGCCCGGCAGAGCCGGAAGAGGGGAACCAATTCAGGAACTGGAGCGACTGCTGGCGCTGGCTGAGGTGCCAGAGGGGGAGCTTGACCCCTTCACGGTGCTGGGCGTGGAGGTGCATGCCACAGAGACCGAGCTGAAGAAGGCCTACAGACAGCTGGCtgtccag GTCCATCCAGACAAGAACAAACATCCGCGAGCAGGAGAGGCGTTCAAGGTTCTGAGGGCAGCCTGGGATATAGTCAGCAACCCTGAGACACGACGAGAGTATGAGCT GAAGCGCATGGCAGCAACCGAGCTCTCAAAGTCCATGAACGAGTTTCTCACTAAACTGCAGGATGACCTGAAGGAAGCCATGAACACCATGATGTGCACAAAGTGTGAAGGCAAGCACAA GCGGTTCGAGATGGATCGAGATCCTGCTGAAGCCCGCTTCTGTGCTGAATGCAGCCGTTGCCATAGCGCCGAGGAGGGAGACCTGTGGGCCGAGTCCAGCATGTTGGGCTTACGTATCACGTACTTTGCTTGTATGGAAGGGAAAGTGTATGATATTACAG AGTGGGCAGGTTGCCAAAGAATAAGCATTTCCCCCGATACCCACCGCGTCCCGTACCACATCTCGTTTGGTTCAAAGAACAACAGCAGCGCCACACGACACAG GAGCCCCTCGGAGCACGCCACCGGTCCTTCAAACCCGGCTGACTTGCAGGACTTCTTCAACAGAATGTTCAAGGGTGGACCGCCGAATGACATGGCTGCCAACGGCGGGGGCTTCTTTCCCTCAGGTCCGCCCCATCACCACCCGGCCGGTGCTGGAGGTGCCCCTTTCTCCCCTCCCCCGGGTCAGACAGGTTTCTACATGCCGGGGGGCCTTCGGCCAGATTCCAGCGAGACGTGGCCCGACGGCGGCAAACCCCCCCGGAGGAGAAAGAAGGTCCGAAAACCCTTCCAGAGGTGA